In one Lolium rigidum isolate FL_2022 chromosome 3, APGP_CSIRO_Lrig_0.1, whole genome shotgun sequence genomic region, the following are encoded:
- the LOC124702835 gene encoding adagio-like protein 3 — protein MFDMMDHGGVVAVKRMRLYTAEKEEMEMEVDGEEEEEEDEGWAWGASGLGMGMGPAGEQRAAAIVVADAMEPDFPVIYVNAAFEAATGYRAHEVLGRNCRFLQFRDPRAQRRHPLVDPMVVSEMRRCLSDGIEFQGEVLNFRKDGAPLTNRLRLIPMHGDAGSLTHIIAIQLFSDANIDPSNISYPVYKQQSSQRRSIQDMNPASHEHTPKVQCSDYCSIFQLSDEVLAHNILSRLSLRDVASIGSVCTRMHELTKNDHLRKMVCQNAWGRDVTGRLETSTKMLGWGRLARELTTLEAASWRKFTVGGRVEPSRCNFSACSVGNRLVLFGGEGVNMKPMNDTFVLNLEAAKPEWCLVKVSASPPGRWGHTLSWLNGSWLVVFGGCGQQGLLNDVFVLDLDAQHPTWREVASDGPPLPRSWHSSCTLDGSKLVVSGGCAESGVLLSDTFLLDLTKEKPSWKEIPTSWSSRLGHTLSVYGKTKLFMFGGLAKSGSLRLRSSDAYTLDVGEDNPQWRQLVTTGFPSVGPPPRLDHVTVSLPCGRIIIFGGSIAGLHSPAELFLLDPAEEKPTWRILNVPGQPPKFAWGHSTCVVGGTRVLVLGGHTGEEWILNELHELCLASRAAEDA, from the exons ATGTTCGACATGATGGATCACGGCGGCGTCGTGGCGGTGAAGCGGATGAGGCTGTACACCGCAGAGAAagaggagatggagatggaggtggacggagaagaggaggaggaggaggatgaggggtgGGCATGGGGGGCGTCGGGGCTGGGGATGGGGATGGGCCCGGCGGGGGAGCAGAGGGCGGCGGCGATCGTGGTGGCAGACGCGATGGAGCCCGACTTCCCCGTCATCTACGTCAACGCAGCCTTCGAGGCCGCCACCGGGTACCGCGCGCACGAGGTGCTCGGCCGGAACTG CCGATTCCTACAATTTCGTGATCCACGTGCACAAAGACGACACCCCCTTGTTGATCCAATGGTCGTTTCAGAGATGCGGCGGTGCCTCAGTGATGGAATTGAGTTCCAAGGTGAAGTACTGAATTTCCGAAAAGATGGCGCTCCACTGACAAACAGGCTAAGGCTCATTCCAATGCATGGGGATGCTGGCTCTTTGACACACATTATTGCAATCCAGCTGTTCTCTGATGCCAACATCGATCCCAGCAACATATCTTACCCAGTGTATAAACAACAGTCCAGCCAAAGGCGCAGCATTCAAGATATGAACCCCGCTTCCCATGAGCATACTCCTAAAGTCCAATGTTCAGACTACTGCAGTATCTTCCAGCTCTCGGATGAAGTTCTGGCTCATAACATCTTATCGCGCCTGTCACTGAGGGATGTGGCATCCATTGGATCAGTCTGCACTAGAATGCATGAGCTGACAAAGAATGATCATCTGAGAAAAATGGTCTGCCAAAACGCATGGGGAAGAGATGTCACTGGCAGGCTTGAGACCAGCACCAAGATGTTAGGATGGGGTCGTCTTGCAAGAGAACTAACAACCCTTGAGGCAGCCTCGTGGAGGAAGTTCACAGTTGGAGGACGTGTTGAGCCATCCCGATGCAACTTTAGTGCCTGCTCTGTGGGAAACCGCCTTGTCCTTTTTGGAGGGGAGGGGGTCAACATGAAGCCTATGAATGATACCTTTGTGCTTAACCTTGAGGCTGCAAAGCCAGAATGGTGCCTTGTCAAGGTTTCTGCGTCCCCGCCTGGCCGCTGGGGACACACGCTCTCATGGCTAAATGGCTCATGGCTGGTAGTATTTGGAGGCTGCGGACAGCAAGGTTTGCTTAATGACGTCTTCGTCCTTGACCTTGATGCCCAGCATCCCACTTGGAGGGAGGTTGCAAGCGACGGTCCACCATTGCCACGGTCTTGGCACAGTTCATGCACTCTGGACGGTTCTAAACTTGTTGTGTCAGGGGGGTGCGCTGAGTCCGGTGTGCTTCTAAGCGACACATTCCTGCTTGATCTCACGAAGGAAAAACCATCATGGAAGGAGATTCCGACATCTTGGTCATCCCGCCTTGGCCACACCTTGTCTGTTTATGGTAAGACTAAACTATTTATGTTTGGTGGATTGGCGAAGAGTGGCTCGCTTCGGCTGCGCTCCAGTGATGCCTACACTCTGGATGTTGGCGAAGATAATCCGCAATGGAGGCAGTTAGTGACAACAGGGTTTCCAAGTGTTGGTCCGCCGCCAAGGCTTGATCATGTCACTGTGAGTCTGCCCTGTGGGAGGATCATCATATTTGGTGGCTCAATTGCTGGACTGCACTCACCCGCCGAGCTGTTCTTGCTCGACCCGGCAGAGGAAAAGCCAACATGGAGGATCCTGAATGTTCCTGGGCAGCCACCGAAGTTCGCATGGGGACACAGCACCTGTGTTGTTGGTGGCACCAGGGTCTTGGTTCTTGGCGGACACACCGGGGAGGAGTGGATTCTGAATGAGCTCCACGAGCTCTGCCTCGCAAGTAGGGCTGCTGAAGATGCGTGA